Proteins from a single region of Manis javanica isolate MJ-LG chromosome 5, MJ_LKY, whole genome shotgun sequence:
- the RPS21 gene encoding small ribosomal subunit protein eS21 isoform X2 yields MQNDAGEFVDLYVPRKCSASNRIIGAKDHASIQMNVAEVDKATGRFNGQFKTYAICGAIRRMGESDDSILRLAKADGIVSKNF; encoded by the exons ATGCAGAACGACGCCGGCGAGTTCGTGGACCTGTACGTGCCGCGGAAATG CTCCGCCAGCAACCGCATCATCGGCGCCAAGGACCACGCGTCCATCCAGATGAACGTGGCCGAG GTTGACAAAGCGACAGGCAGGTTCAACGGCCAGTTTAAAACCTACGCCATCTGTGGGGCCATTCGCAGGATG GGTGAGTCAGATGACTCCATCCTTCGATTGGCCAAGGCTGATGGCATCGTCTCAAA GAACTTCTGA
- the CABLES2 gene encoding CDK5 and ABL1 enzyme substrate 2 isoform X3 yields MAAAAAGGAPGPAPGPTKAPPPASPGSGPAVRAPPQALRRRGDSRRRQAALFFLNNISLDGRPPSLGLGGEKPSPPPPPPAEARELPPPPPPPPPPGPLGPEPAPPAGLPGLPAGRASAPQGLLSPAPAPASLGLGLGLEGQRQRRRVTSQRCSLEFLEDTVGCASGQRAKHISGSPRHKGLKKMHFIRNMRQYDTRSSRIVLICAKRSLCAAFSVLPYGEGLRVSDLRVDSQKQRHPSGGVSVSSEMVFELEGVELGADGKVVSYAKFLYPTNALVAHKTDGHSLPPQARPSIPRALLGPRHKPAPTKPAPAGPELGSDGGDALEYDPNLLDDPQWPCGKHKRVLIFASYMTTVIEYVKPSDLKKDMNETFREKLPHIKLTLSKIRSLKREMRNLSEECSLEPVTVSMAYVYFEKLVLQGKLTKQNRKLCAGACVLLAAKISSDLRRGEVKQLIDRRS; encoded by the exons ATGGCCGCGGCCGCGGCGGGTGGAGCCCCGGGCCCGGCCCCCGGCCCCACCAAGGCCCCGCCGCCCGCCAGTCCAGGCTCCGGGCCCGCCGTCAGGGCCCCGCCGCAGGCGCTGCGGAGGCGCGGAGACTCGCGGCGCCGCCAGGCCGCGCTCTTCTTTCTCAATAACATCTCCCTGGACGGACGGCcccccagcctgggcctgggcGGCGAGAAGCCctcgccgccaccgccgccgcccgCCGAGGCCCGtgagctgccgccgccgccgccgccgccgccgccgccggggcccctggggcccgAGCCCGCGCCCCCGGCCGGCCTGCCGGGGCTGCCCGCTGGCCGGGCCTCGGCGCCCCAGGGCCTGCTCAgtcccgcgcccgcgcccgccaGCCTGGGACTGGGACTGGGGCTGGAAGGGCAGCGCCAGAG GAGGCGTGTCACCTCCCAGCGCTGCTCCCTGGAGTTTCTGGAAGACACGGTGGGATGTGCCTCGGGTCAAAG AGCTAAACACATATCCGGATCCCCAAGACACAAGGGCCTGAAGAAGATGCACTTCATCCGGAACATGCGGCAGTATGACACCAGGAGCAGCAG AATTGTGCTGATTTGCGCCAAGCGGTCCCTGTGTGCAGCCTTCTCTGTCCTGCCCTATGGAGAAGGCCTGCGGGTCAG TGACCTGAGGGTGGACAGCCAGAAGCAGAGGCACCCATCTGGTGGCGTTTCCGTCTCTTCAGAGATGGTCTTTGAGCTGGAAGGTGTGGAGCTGGGAGCTGATGGAAAG GTTGTGTCCTATGCCAAGTTCCTGTACCCTACCAACGCCCTGGTCGCACACAAGACCGACGGCCACAGCCTGCCGCCCCAGGCCCGGCCCAGCATCCCCCGGGCTCTGCTAGGGCCAAGACACAAACCTGCCCCCACGAAGCCAGCACCAGCCGGCCCAGAGCTAG GGAGTGACGGGGGAGATGCCCTGGAATACGACCCTAACCTCCTAGACGACCCTCAGTGGCCCTGCGGCAAGCACAAGCGGGTCCTCATCTTTGCGTCCTACATG ACCACGGTGATAGAGTACGTGAAGCCCTCTGACCTCAAGAAGGACATGAATGAGACCTTCCGGGAGAAGCTCCCGCACATCAAGCTGACGCTGAGCAAGATCAGGAG TCTGAAGCGGGAGATGCGGAACCTGTCTGAGGAGTGCAGCCTGGAGCCCGTGACGGTGTCCATGGCCTACGTGTACTTCGAGAAGCTTGTCCTCCAGGGCAAGCTCACCAAGCAGAACCGCAAGCTGTGCGCCGGCGCCTGCGTGCTTCTTGCCGCCAAGATCAGCAGTGACCTCCGCAGGGGGGAAGTGAAGCAGCTCATCGAT CGCAGAAGTTAG
- the RPS21 gene encoding small ribosomal subunit protein eS21 isoform X1, translating to MQNDAGEFVDLYVPRKCSASNRIIGAKDHASIQMNVAEVDKATGRFNGQFKTYAICGAIRRMTSARGQPTSAQLGLPRGWTSASSGQQGESPNVIFSRVSQMTPSFDWPRLMASSQRTSDERCPHIWKICHK from the exons ATGCAGAACGACGCCGGCGAGTTCGTGGACCTGTACGTGCCGCGGAAATG CTCCGCCAGCAACCGCATCATCGGCGCCAAGGACCACGCGTCCATCCAGATGAACGTGGCCGAG GTTGACAAAGCGACAGGCAGGTTCAACGGCCAGTTTAAAACCTACGCCATCTGTGGGGCCATTCGCAGGATG ACGTCTGCCCGTGGCCAGCCCACCTCCGCTCAGTTGGGGCTGCCTCGCGGCTGGACCTCTGCCAGTTcggggcagcagggagagagcCCCAACGTGATCTTTTCTAGGGTGAGTCAGATGACTCCATCCTTCGATTGGCCAAGGCTGATGGCATCGTCTCAAA GAACTTCTGACGAAAGATGCCCACATATATGGAAGATctgtcataaataa
- the CABLES2 gene encoding CDK5 and ABL1 enzyme substrate 2 isoform X2 — MAAAAAGGAPGPAPGPTKAPPPASPGSGPAVRAPPQALRRRGDSRRRQAALFFLNNISLDGRPPSLGLGGEKPSPPPPPPAEARELPPPPPPPPPPGPLGPEPAPPAGLPGLPAGRASAPQGLLSPAPAPASLGLGLGLEGQRQRRRVTSQRCSLEFLEDTVGCASGQRAKHISGSPRHKGLKKMHFIRNMRQYDTRSSRIVLICAKRSLCAAFSVLPYGEGLRVSDLRVDSQKQRHPSGGVSVSSEMVFELEGVELGADGKVVSYAKFLYPTNALVAHKTDGHSLPPQARPSIPRALLGPRHKPAPTKPAPAGPELGSDGGDALEYDPNLLDDPQWPCGKHKRVLIFASYMTTVIEYVKPSDLKKDMNETFREKLPHIKLTLSKIRSLKREMRNLSEECSLEPVTVSMAYVYFEKLVLQGKLTKQNRKLCAGACVLLAAKISSDLRRGEVKQLIDKLEERFRFNRRDLIGFEFTVLVALELALYLPENQVLPHYRRLTQQF; from the exons ATGGCCGCGGCCGCGGCGGGTGGAGCCCCGGGCCCGGCCCCCGGCCCCACCAAGGCCCCGCCGCCCGCCAGTCCAGGCTCCGGGCCCGCCGTCAGGGCCCCGCCGCAGGCGCTGCGGAGGCGCGGAGACTCGCGGCGCCGCCAGGCCGCGCTCTTCTTTCTCAATAACATCTCCCTGGACGGACGGCcccccagcctgggcctgggcGGCGAGAAGCCctcgccgccaccgccgccgcccgCCGAGGCCCGtgagctgccgccgccgccgccgccgccgccgccgccggggcccctggggcccgAGCCCGCGCCCCCGGCCGGCCTGCCGGGGCTGCCCGCTGGCCGGGCCTCGGCGCCCCAGGGCCTGCTCAgtcccgcgcccgcgcccgccaGCCTGGGACTGGGACTGGGGCTGGAAGGGCAGCGCCAGAG GAGGCGTGTCACCTCCCAGCGCTGCTCCCTGGAGTTTCTGGAAGACACGGTGGGATGTGCCTCGGGTCAAAG AGCTAAACACATATCCGGATCCCCAAGACACAAGGGCCTGAAGAAGATGCACTTCATCCGGAACATGCGGCAGTATGACACCAGGAGCAGCAG AATTGTGCTGATTTGCGCCAAGCGGTCCCTGTGTGCAGCCTTCTCTGTCCTGCCCTATGGAGAAGGCCTGCGGGTCAG TGACCTGAGGGTGGACAGCCAGAAGCAGAGGCACCCATCTGGTGGCGTTTCCGTCTCTTCAGAGATGGTCTTTGAGCTGGAAGGTGTGGAGCTGGGAGCTGATGGAAAG GTTGTGTCCTATGCCAAGTTCCTGTACCCTACCAACGCCCTGGTCGCACACAAGACCGACGGCCACAGCCTGCCGCCCCAGGCCCGGCCCAGCATCCCCCGGGCTCTGCTAGGGCCAAGACACAAACCTGCCCCCACGAAGCCAGCACCAGCCGGCCCAGAGCTAG GGAGTGACGGGGGAGATGCCCTGGAATACGACCCTAACCTCCTAGACGACCCTCAGTGGCCCTGCGGCAAGCACAAGCGGGTCCTCATCTTTGCGTCCTACATG ACCACGGTGATAGAGTACGTGAAGCCCTCTGACCTCAAGAAGGACATGAATGAGACCTTCCGGGAGAAGCTCCCGCACATCAAGCTGACGCTGAGCAAGATCAGGAG TCTGAAGCGGGAGATGCGGAACCTGTCTGAGGAGTGCAGCCTGGAGCCCGTGACGGTGTCCATGGCCTACGTGTACTTCGAGAAGCTTGTCCTCCAGGGCAAGCTCACCAAGCAGAACCGCAAGCTGTGCGCCGGCGCCTGCGTGCTTCTTGCCGCCAAGATCAGCAGTGACCTCCGCAGGGGGGAAGTGAAGCAGCTCATCGAT AAGTTAGAAGAAAGGTTTCGGTTCAACAGACGGGACCTCATCGGGTTCGAGTTCACGGTGCTCGTGGCCTTGGAGCTTGCACTCTACCTTCCTGAGAACCAGGTGCTACCTCACTACAGACGCCTCACGCAGCAGTTCTAG
- the CABLES2 gene encoding CDK5 and ABL1 enzyme substrate 2 isoform X1, whose protein sequence is MAAAAAGGAPGPAPGPTKAPPPASPGSGPAVRAPPQALRRRGDSRRRQAALFFLNNISLDGRPPSLGLGGEKPSPPPPPPAEARELPPPPPPPPPPGPLGPEPAPPAGLPGLPAGRASAPQGLLSPAPAPASLGLGLGLEGQRQRRRVTSQRCSLEFLEDTVGCASGQRAKHISGSPRHKGLKKMHFIRNMRQYDTRSSRIVLICAKRSLCAAFSVLPYGEGLRVSDLRVDSQKQRHPSGGVSVSSEMVFELEGVELGADGKVVSYAKFLYPTNALVAHKTDGHSLPPQARPSIPRALLGPRHKPAPTKPAPAGPELGSDGGDALEYDPNLLDDPQWPCGKHKRVLIFASYMTTVIEYVKPSDLKKDMNETFREKLPHIKLTLSKIRSLKREMRNLSEECSLEPVTVSMAYVYFEKLVLQGKLTKQNRKLCAGACVLLAAKISSDLRRGEVKQLIDKLEERFRFNRRDLIGFEFTVLVALELALYLPENQMEKLSTVECMPPACPLACSLPAQPDPWVATAAPQRAVHRQGSGIRFSQINSGLILFALGPLYCVLCHCEILMSPCTPTGSSAGHQPAQEACPPPLPQESCLPAALDCQRDWIACS, encoded by the exons ATGGCCGCGGCCGCGGCGGGTGGAGCCCCGGGCCCGGCCCCCGGCCCCACCAAGGCCCCGCCGCCCGCCAGTCCAGGCTCCGGGCCCGCCGTCAGGGCCCCGCCGCAGGCGCTGCGGAGGCGCGGAGACTCGCGGCGCCGCCAGGCCGCGCTCTTCTTTCTCAATAACATCTCCCTGGACGGACGGCcccccagcctgggcctgggcGGCGAGAAGCCctcgccgccaccgccgccgcccgCCGAGGCCCGtgagctgccgccgccgccgccgccgccgccgccgccggggcccctggggcccgAGCCCGCGCCCCCGGCCGGCCTGCCGGGGCTGCCCGCTGGCCGGGCCTCGGCGCCCCAGGGCCTGCTCAgtcccgcgcccgcgcccgccaGCCTGGGACTGGGACTGGGGCTGGAAGGGCAGCGCCAGAG GAGGCGTGTCACCTCCCAGCGCTGCTCCCTGGAGTTTCTGGAAGACACGGTGGGATGTGCCTCGGGTCAAAG AGCTAAACACATATCCGGATCCCCAAGACACAAGGGCCTGAAGAAGATGCACTTCATCCGGAACATGCGGCAGTATGACACCAGGAGCAGCAG AATTGTGCTGATTTGCGCCAAGCGGTCCCTGTGTGCAGCCTTCTCTGTCCTGCCCTATGGAGAAGGCCTGCGGGTCAG TGACCTGAGGGTGGACAGCCAGAAGCAGAGGCACCCATCTGGTGGCGTTTCCGTCTCTTCAGAGATGGTCTTTGAGCTGGAAGGTGTGGAGCTGGGAGCTGATGGAAAG GTTGTGTCCTATGCCAAGTTCCTGTACCCTACCAACGCCCTGGTCGCACACAAGACCGACGGCCACAGCCTGCCGCCCCAGGCCCGGCCCAGCATCCCCCGGGCTCTGCTAGGGCCAAGACACAAACCTGCCCCCACGAAGCCAGCACCAGCCGGCCCAGAGCTAG GGAGTGACGGGGGAGATGCCCTGGAATACGACCCTAACCTCCTAGACGACCCTCAGTGGCCCTGCGGCAAGCACAAGCGGGTCCTCATCTTTGCGTCCTACATG ACCACGGTGATAGAGTACGTGAAGCCCTCTGACCTCAAGAAGGACATGAATGAGACCTTCCGGGAGAAGCTCCCGCACATCAAGCTGACGCTGAGCAAGATCAGGAG TCTGAAGCGGGAGATGCGGAACCTGTCTGAGGAGTGCAGCCTGGAGCCCGTGACGGTGTCCATGGCCTACGTGTACTTCGAGAAGCTTGTCCTCCAGGGCAAGCTCACCAAGCAGAACCGCAAGCTGTGCGCCGGCGCCTGCGTGCTTCTTGCCGCCAAGATCAGCAGTGACCTCCGCAGGGGGGAAGTGAAGCAGCTCATCGAT AAGTTAGAAGAAAGGTTTCGGTTCAACAGACGGGACCTCATCGGGTTCGAGTTCACGGTGCTCGTGGCCTTGGAGCTTGCACTCTACCTTCCTGAGAACCAG ATGGAGAAACTCAGCACTGTGGAATGCATGCCCCCAGCCTGCCCCTTGGCCTGCTCCCTCCCAGCGCAGCCAGACCCCTGGGTTGCCACCGCAGCACCCCAACGGGCCGTCCACAGGCAGGGCAGTGGCATCAGGTTCAGCCAAATCAACTCCGGGTTGATTCTCTTCGCTCTTGGACCTCTGTACTGTGTATTGTGTCACTGTGAAATCCTGATGTCGCCATGCACACCAACAGGCTCCTCGGCAGGGCACCAGCCTGCCCAAGAGGCCTGTCCTCCACCCCTCCCACAGGAAAGCTGCCTTCCTGCAGCACTGGACTGTCAGCGTGACTGGATTGCTTGCTCTTGA